The nucleotide window ATGCTTTCCATAAGCACTATATGAAGTAGAGTAGAGATAAATTAAAAGGTTGATTTTGGAACACTTCTGATTCCTCTGATTGCTCTATACTGATGTAAGGCAACCTTAGTTTTAAGAAAGGTGTTATATGTAACTAAATATCCCCCACTATTCTTATGTGCTGTGTAAAATTCACATGTATGCTTATGCTTTTGtggaaaaatttatttttataatatatattttttatcataattttttcaccataaaattaaaattacttaTATTTAGgcactttaataaaataataaaaaaaatatcatgaaaGAACATTGATTAATGCAGAGTCAATGTGAAATATTTGCAGAGTTAGGATTAATTTAATGCACCTCCTAAACCACGGGTAAAacaaagcataaataaatggattaattGTGGAGTTAAGATaaaccataataaaaaaaatttgaaaagatACTGACTGAAATTCTATAATATTGCctaataaactataaataaaatatgggaGTAAACATgccagaaacacagacactaaaatgccgaggactttagctgcttttctctcagatttTATTGAGTGAGAggtgattttctgtgttttaggccgtgtgtgattattaagctctctgatagcagtggcatgtttcttagcaatCACGAAAACTCGAGTATACAAAATGATTATGAcagaaagtggaaatataaaggaaaATACAAGATCAATTATGGTCCAAACCATAGTCATATGGAGAACACACTCCCCGGGACAGAATACAGAACTTGTGAAGTTTCTATTGAGATATAGGCCTGCTGAGATATATGCCACCACTGCAGACCAGtttaaaacaacagcaacacaaGTGATTCTCACAGAGACAATGTTCATGTAGAGAAAGGGGTTTGAGAGAGCCAAATACCGATCCACAGCAATCTGAGCAATAGTATAGATTGATATTGTAAGAAGACTATTAGCTAGCCAGTAGATTGTGCACAAATCTCTTGCAAAAGTCCAGCATGACTCAATAGTCCAGATTAACGTTAGTGGCATTACAAAAATACCAACAAGGAAATCCGACACAGCCAAGGAGAGCACAAGCATGTTGCttggtgtgtgaagctgcttgaaaagaaaaacagagataATGATTAGCATATTTCCACACACTGTAAGCAAAACCacagcagctgaacacacatacagtaagatataaACTGCAGGAGATACAGATCTCTCTGGACAGGAGAAATGCTCACAGCGATCAGACTGATTAAGCTCTGTCAGGTTCATGAAAACAGAATTtcataatgaatacaaaatttaaagtaaaacaggAATCTCTGGTGTTTTTATACAATAGAAATAAATCACGCCTCCCTAATTTGAGTGACAGCATTATACATATGATGTAATGCCTTGTTTAAACACAAGGACTAAACTAAATATCACAGGAATGTTTTATGTGGTCTGGGCTGGACTGATGGCACCCTTGGAATCCCTTTCATTTCTGTCAAGTAAAATGTTCaagttaattaatataaaattaaatacacctACAGGATGTAGGGAACATTAGAcaagaacatacagtagttatTTTCATGTAACAATAATGACTATTACATACAGGAACggtttattagatattttgtgaaaataattcaataaattagtataattgttttattctctcaagctaatttttttttagttccttGCTCTAACATAAACATGCAAATGTGgatttaacataaaaagaataaaaatgtttacactgaAGTGCCTAAtctaattaatgaataaactttgttttgatgttttaaatattgtgaaagttctcaaaaatgaaaaaaaaaaagaaaactaatgcTTGATTTGCCTGTTGTGGACCTAAGTTTTCCTACGCTCACAGACATACCATTTTTTAGTGTTATTATTCAGCTCAAAGTTGCGTAGCTGAGGAGATGTGGTGCATGGTTCAGACAATTCAGGGCTAACTGTGTggtggaaattaaattaacaactcTGGAGACTTCAAATAAAGTCACATGagtacatgtttatttaaacagtgctGGACATCTTTGTTACGCGCACCGCAaaagtttctgcaagaaaaagGATCCCCCCTCACCATCCACACTGTGCCTTAGTGACATctcataatatttaattaaacaaccTCGGGTGCTGATATACAGGCGAGTTACATCTTTTGATGCTGAGTTTCTGTTAACATAGACAG belongs to Clarias gariepinus isolate MV-2021 ecotype Netherlands chromosome 2, CGAR_prim_01v2, whole genome shotgun sequence and includes:
- the LOC128516909 gene encoding trace amine-associated receptor 13c-like; translated protein: MNLTELNQSDRCEHFSCPERSVSPAVYILLYVCSAAVVLLTVCGNMLIIISVFLFKQLHTPSNMLVLSLAVSDFLVGIFVMPLTLIWTIESCWTFARDLCTIYWLANSLLTISIYTIAQIAVDRYLALSNPFLYMNIVSVRITCVAVVLNWSAVVAYISAGLYLNRNFTSSVFCPGECVLHMTMVWTIIDLVFSFIFPLSVIIILYTRVFVIAKKHATAIRELNNHTRPKTQKITSHSIKSERKAAKVLGILVSVFLACLLPYFIYSLLGNIIEFQSVSFQIFFIMVYLNSTINPFIYALFYPWFRRCIKLILTLQIFHIDSALINVLS